The Daucus carota subsp. sativus chromosome 9, DH1 v3.0, whole genome shotgun sequence genome window below encodes:
- the LOC108201085 gene encoding putative pentatricopeptide repeat-containing protein At1g12700, mitochondrial isoform X1, whose protein sequence is MMLMKKFVILNSRFLRHSSASASAHTCCLASFVSVIAVSHFSTKPNPNIPLKPKPQFPYSSNPSHARLQYLLLEKSKVGFDKLDDALQVFDKMLLIKPLLPVINFAQLLAALVKMKEYSVAVSLFRKMRVESIPVCVITFNTLINCFCHLNRVDFAFSLLAGIIKHGFVPSVVTYTTLIRGLISQDMPHEAQLLFQNLIRFQLIKPNVFTYNTIINGICKRGNPSVAVTLFKYMKNRGCKPDTVTYNTLIDCLCKHRLVDQALGLLHQMTREVISPNVRTYTSLIQGLCDINQWHDVKLLLNEMDVRNISRNLFTYNILVDAYCKEGMIEDAEDVIELMIQRGHYPDVVTYNALMDGYCLRGEVDKTLAVFESMTRKGILPDTLSYNILINGYCKKLKVDRAIDLFQQMPSEGLTPTIDTYNTILQGFFRAGRHVEARKFFKEKMMLNKGLQLDKVTCAIILDGLCKNGYVREALSFFQMMECSGLVPDIYIYTILIDGLSKNGQLEAARTLFSNLPAKGLRPNVKTYTMMIQAYFHGGLLNEATELFREMEANDCLPTDVTYNMLICGCLHNKKYYEAGVFLDEMLGHSFAADASTASALLDLLEVQEPDPPLLALRNKYSPIHRCVKGRECPAAGVADNDTSSDFNSSQSITNY, encoded by the exons ATGATGTTGATGAAGAAATTTGTGATTTTAAATTCTCGATTCTTACGACATTCTTCAGCTTCAGCTTCAGCTCATACTTGTTGTCTTGCATCCTTTGTTTCTGTTATTGCAGTTTCTCACTTCTCCACTAAACCTAACCCTAATATTCCCTTGAAACCCAAACCCCAATTCCCTTATTCCTCTAATCCATCTCATGCTCGTCTTCAATATTTACTCCTTGAGAAGTCCAAGGTTGGTTTCGATAAACTCGATGATGCTCTccaagtgtttgataaaatgctcCTTATCAAACCTCTGCTTCCTGTTATCAACTTCGCTCAACTACTAGCTGCCCTTGTTAAAATGAAAGAGTACTCTGTAGCCGTCTCCCTTTTTAGAAAGATGCGTGTAGAAAGCATCCCTGTTTGTGTAATTACTTTTAATACTCTTATTAACTGCTTTTGTCACTTGAATCGTGTCGATTTTGCCTTTTCACTATTGGCTGGAATCATCAAGCACGGTTTTGTGCCAAGTGTGGTTACTTATACCACTCTCATCAGGGGCCTTATTTCCCAAGATATGCCTCATGAGGCTCAGCTTTTGTTCCAGAACCTCATCAGATTTCAACTTATTAAACCCAATGTTTTCACCTATAACACAATTATTAACGGCATCTGCAAGAGAGGGAATCCTTCTGTGGCTGTTACATTGTTTAAGTATATGAAGAACAGAGGTTGCAAGCCTGATACTGTGACTTACAACACACTTATTGACTGTTTATGTAAACATAGATTAGTCGATCAAGCATTGGGTCTTCTCCACCAAATGACAAGGGAAGTCATATCTCCAAATGTTAGAACCTACACCTCATTAATTCAAGGACTATGTGACATTAATCAATGGCATGATGTCAAACTATTGCTCAACGAGATGGATGTTAGGAACATTTCTCGAAATCTTTTTACTTACAATATATTGGTTGATGCGTAttgcaaagaaggaatgattgAAGATGCAGAGGATGTGATAGAGTTGATGATTCAAAGAGGCCATTATCCTGATGTAGTAACGTATAATGCACTAATGGATGGATACTGCTTGAGAGGAGAGGTTGATAAAACATTAGCAGTGTTCGAAAGCATGACGAGAAAGGGAATATTGCCTGATACTCTTAGCTATAATATCCTCATCAATGGTTATTGTAAAAAGTTGAAAGTGGACAGAGCCATAGACCTTTTTCAACAAATGCCCTCTGAAGGTTTAACCCCAACTATTGACACTTACAATACTATACTGCAAGGTTTTTTTCGTGCGGGTAGACATGTTGAAGCACGTAAATTTTTTAAGGAAAAGATGATGCTGAACAAAGGTCTTCAGTTGGATAAAGTGACTTGCGCTATTATATTGGACGGTCTTTGCAAGAACGGTTATGTTCGTGAAGCACTGTCCTTTTTCCAAATGATGGAATGCAGTGGGCTAGTtcctgatatatatatttacaccaTTCTGATTGATGGATTAAGCAAAAACGGACAACTTGAAGCAGCAAGAACTCTTTTTAGCAACCTTCCTGCGAAAGGTCTGCGACCTAATGTCAAGACATACACAATGATGATCCAAGCATATTTTCATGGAGGGTTATTGAATGAAGCGACTGAACTATTCAGGGAAATGGAAGCTAATGATTGCTTGCCTACTGATGTCACATACAACATGCTTATCTGTGGTTGTTTACATAATAAGAAGTACTATGAAGCAGGTGTATTCCTAGATGAAATGCTTGGTCACAGCTTTGCAGCAGATGCATCTACAGCATCTGCATTACTGGACTTACTTGAAGTTCAAGAACCGGATCCTCCTCTCCTTGCCTTGCGTAATAAGTACTCTCCGATCCATAGGTGTGTGAAAGGAAGAGAGTGCCCAG CTGCAGGGGTGGCTGACAATGACACCAGTAGTGATTTTAATAGCTCCCAGAGTATCACAAATTATTAG
- the LOC108202217 gene encoding serine/threonine-protein kinase CDG1 isoform X2 — protein sequence MAGLEPKSTLASPGESVIVVIDANRNKVMVDALAWAIRNIVQPRDTVVVLGLLSEVWKKNACIPLFSGVRLEFSGQGELSPKEFEEELERKREEYQSAIQPFYRQCKKNGVKLEAKLAVGYDPKTITVENAHKFNPRWIILDSHLKRDKVYIYGHVTCNVAVMKEKGVATLMPSRGLASERFSVDRQDNDTEKGADIEQEECHDLAQDSIWVLPTLSSPRSPCWYPLSWRSGFPKVFSFDELEVMTNGFSKEHLLIADGDKIVYDGICQETPVIIKKFSAEDDQAIALLKILSRVRHRNIFNLVGYCSTHDSLALLFDYPCSGALKMYLRSDESAKNLSWKARWYIALDIGAAIRYLHEECIDGPIVDVIVDSWNIVICHGSSSLLNISHTAKWLKHDSFYDELSQDKCQDTESEKRLSADVSAYGVLLIELITGKSEPTYEERTEGHPSLVDWALPLLENGSLDQVMDPRLARSNDSAMIDNMVRAALLCLKRDSGHKSVISKALAVLRGEEFAVTIKP from the exons ATGGCAGGGTTGGAACCAAAATCGACACTGGCATCGCCAGGGGAGAGTGTGATTGTTGTGATCGATGCAAACCGGAACAAAGTCATGGTAGATGCACTTGCATGGGCTATTCGAAACATTGTGCAGCCTAGAGACACGGTGGTGGTTCTTGGTCTTTTATCCGAGGTCTGGAAGAAGAACGCATGCATTCCACTCTTTTCTG GGGTGAGACTGGAGTTTTCGGGGCAAGGAGAATTGAGCCccaaagaatttgaagaagaGCTCGAGAGAAAGAGGGAAGAATACCAGTCTGCAATCCAGCCATTCTAccggcaatgcaagaagaatgGG GTAAAACTGGAGGCTAAACTGGCTGTTGGATATGATCCGAAAACAATCACAGTGGAAAATGCACACAAATTTAACCCTAGGTGGATAATTCTAGACAG TCACTTGAAAAGAGATAAGGTGTATATATACGGCCATGTGACCTGCAATGTTGCTGTCATGAAAGAAAAGGGTGTAGCAACCTTAATGCCATCAAGAGGGCTTGCCAGTGAGCGATTTTCTGTTGACAGACAAGATAACGATACTGAAAAAGGAGCTGACATAGAGCAAGAGGAATGTCATGATCTTGCTCAAGATTCAATTTGGGTCTTACCCACATTATCTTCACCCCGGAGTCCTTGCTGGTATCCACTTTCATGGAGAAGCGGTTTCCCTAAAGTTTTCTCTTTCGATGAACTTGAAGTGATGACAAACGGCTTTTCTAAAGAACATTTGTTGATAGCAGATGGGGATAAGATAGTCTATGATGGTATATGTCAGGAAACTCCTGTCATAATCAAGAAGTTCTCCGCGGAAGATGACCAAGCAATAGCATTGCTGAAGATCCTTTCACGAGTCAGACATCGCAATATTTTTAACCTGGTTGGATATTGTTCAACTCATGATTCTCTTGCTCTGCTATTTGACTATCCCTGCAGTGGTGCTCTCAAAATGTACTTGCGAA GTGATGAGTCGGCCAAGAATCTTTCGTGGAAAGCTAGGTGGTACATTGCTCTTGATATAGGTGCAGCCATCCGCTATCTTCACGAGGAATGTATTGATGGACCTATAGTAGATGTCATCGTAGATTCGTGGAATATAGTAATATGTCATGGTTCGTCTTCCTTA CTTAACATAAGCCACACGGCAAAGTGGCTCAAACATGATAGTTTCTATGACGAACTTTCACAAGACAA ATGCCAGGATACAGAAAGTGAAAAACGACTTTCTGCTGATGTAAGTGCTTACGGAGTACTCCTCATAGAGCTGATAACTGGAAAGAGTGAGCCGACTTATGAAGAGCGGACTGAGGGGCACCCTTCTCTAGTTGACTGG GCATTGCCACTTCTTGAAAATGGTTCACTTGACCAAGTGATGGATCCGCGATTGGCACGTTCTAATGATTCTGCTATGATTGATAACATGGTTCGTGCTGCATTACTCTGTCTAAAAAGAGATTCAGGCCACAAGTCTGTAATTAGCAAG GCCTTGGCTGTGCTTAGAGGAGAAGAATTTGCAGTAACCATAAAGCCCTAG
- the LOC108201085 gene encoding putative pentatricopeptide repeat-containing protein At1g12700, mitochondrial isoform X3 gives MMLMKKFVILNSRFLRHSSASASAHTCCLASFVSVIAVSHFSTKPNPNIPLKPKPQFPYSSNPSHARLQYLLLEKSKVGFDKLDDALQVFDKMLLIKPLLPVINFAQLLAALVKMKEYSVAVSLFRKMRVESIPVCVITFNTLINCFCHLNRVDFAFSLLAGIIKHGFVPSVVTYTTLIRGLISQDMPHEAQLLFQNLIRFQLIKPNVFTYNTIINGICKRGNPSVAVTLFKYMKNRGCKPDTVTYNTLIDCLCKHRLVDQALGLLHQMTREVISPNVRTYTSLIQGLCDINQWHDVKLLLNEMDVRNISRNLFTYNILVDAYCKEGMIEDAEDVIELMIQRGHYPDVVTYNALMDGYCLRGEVDKTLAVFESMTRKGILPDTLSYNILINGYCKKLKVDRAIDLFQQMPSEGLTPTIDTYNTILQGFFRAGRHVEARKFFKEKMMLNKGLQLDKVTCAIILDGLCKNGYVREALSFFQMMECSGLVPDIYIYTILIDGLSKNGQLEAARTLFSNLPAKGLRPNVKTYTMMIQAYFHGGLLNEATELFREMEANDCLPTDVTYNMLICGCLHNKKYYEAGVFLDEMLGHSFAADASTASALLDLLEVQEPDPPLLALRNKYSPIHRCVKGRECPGV, from the coding sequence ATGATGTTGATGAAGAAATTTGTGATTTTAAATTCTCGATTCTTACGACATTCTTCAGCTTCAGCTTCAGCTCATACTTGTTGTCTTGCATCCTTTGTTTCTGTTATTGCAGTTTCTCACTTCTCCACTAAACCTAACCCTAATATTCCCTTGAAACCCAAACCCCAATTCCCTTATTCCTCTAATCCATCTCATGCTCGTCTTCAATATTTACTCCTTGAGAAGTCCAAGGTTGGTTTCGATAAACTCGATGATGCTCTccaagtgtttgataaaatgctcCTTATCAAACCTCTGCTTCCTGTTATCAACTTCGCTCAACTACTAGCTGCCCTTGTTAAAATGAAAGAGTACTCTGTAGCCGTCTCCCTTTTTAGAAAGATGCGTGTAGAAAGCATCCCTGTTTGTGTAATTACTTTTAATACTCTTATTAACTGCTTTTGTCACTTGAATCGTGTCGATTTTGCCTTTTCACTATTGGCTGGAATCATCAAGCACGGTTTTGTGCCAAGTGTGGTTACTTATACCACTCTCATCAGGGGCCTTATTTCCCAAGATATGCCTCATGAGGCTCAGCTTTTGTTCCAGAACCTCATCAGATTTCAACTTATTAAACCCAATGTTTTCACCTATAACACAATTATTAACGGCATCTGCAAGAGAGGGAATCCTTCTGTGGCTGTTACATTGTTTAAGTATATGAAGAACAGAGGTTGCAAGCCTGATACTGTGACTTACAACACACTTATTGACTGTTTATGTAAACATAGATTAGTCGATCAAGCATTGGGTCTTCTCCACCAAATGACAAGGGAAGTCATATCTCCAAATGTTAGAACCTACACCTCATTAATTCAAGGACTATGTGACATTAATCAATGGCATGATGTCAAACTATTGCTCAACGAGATGGATGTTAGGAACATTTCTCGAAATCTTTTTACTTACAATATATTGGTTGATGCGTAttgcaaagaaggaatgattgAAGATGCAGAGGATGTGATAGAGTTGATGATTCAAAGAGGCCATTATCCTGATGTAGTAACGTATAATGCACTAATGGATGGATACTGCTTGAGAGGAGAGGTTGATAAAACATTAGCAGTGTTCGAAAGCATGACGAGAAAGGGAATATTGCCTGATACTCTTAGCTATAATATCCTCATCAATGGTTATTGTAAAAAGTTGAAAGTGGACAGAGCCATAGACCTTTTTCAACAAATGCCCTCTGAAGGTTTAACCCCAACTATTGACACTTACAATACTATACTGCAAGGTTTTTTTCGTGCGGGTAGACATGTTGAAGCACGTAAATTTTTTAAGGAAAAGATGATGCTGAACAAAGGTCTTCAGTTGGATAAAGTGACTTGCGCTATTATATTGGACGGTCTTTGCAAGAACGGTTATGTTCGTGAAGCACTGTCCTTTTTCCAAATGATGGAATGCAGTGGGCTAGTtcctgatatatatatttacaccaTTCTGATTGATGGATTAAGCAAAAACGGACAACTTGAAGCAGCAAGAACTCTTTTTAGCAACCTTCCTGCGAAAGGTCTGCGACCTAATGTCAAGACATACACAATGATGATCCAAGCATATTTTCATGGAGGGTTATTGAATGAAGCGACTGAACTATTCAGGGAAATGGAAGCTAATGATTGCTTGCCTACTGATGTCACATACAACATGCTTATCTGTGGTTGTTTACATAATAAGAAGTACTATGAAGCAGGTGTATTCCTAGATGAAATGCTTGGTCACAGCTTTGCAGCAGATGCATCTACAGCATCTGCATTACTGGACTTACTTGAAGTTCAAGAACCGGATCCTCCTCTCCTTGCCTTGCGTAATAAGTACTCTCCGATCCATAGGTGTGTGAAAGGAAGAGAGTGCCCAG
- the LOC108202217 gene encoding serine/threonine-protein kinase CDG1 isoform X1, whose amino-acid sequence MAGLEPKSTLASPGESVIVVIDANRNKVMVDALAWAIRNIVQPRDTVVVLGLLSEVWKKNACIPLFSGTWVRLEFSGQGELSPKEFEEELERKREEYQSAIQPFYRQCKKNGVKLEAKLAVGYDPKTITVENAHKFNPRWIILDSHLKRDKVYIYGHVTCNVAVMKEKGVATLMPSRGLASERFSVDRQDNDTEKGADIEQEECHDLAQDSIWVLPTLSSPRSPCWYPLSWRSGFPKVFSFDELEVMTNGFSKEHLLIADGDKIVYDGICQETPVIIKKFSAEDDQAIALLKILSRVRHRNIFNLVGYCSTHDSLALLFDYPCSGALKMYLRSDESAKNLSWKARWYIALDIGAAIRYLHEECIDGPIVDVIVDSWNIVICHGSSSLLNISHTAKWLKHDSFYDELSQDKCQDTESEKRLSADVSAYGVLLIELITGKSEPTYEERTEGHPSLVDWALPLLENGSLDQVMDPRLARSNDSAMIDNMVRAALLCLKRDSGHKSVISKALAVLRGEEFAVTIKP is encoded by the exons ATGGCAGGGTTGGAACCAAAATCGACACTGGCATCGCCAGGGGAGAGTGTGATTGTTGTGATCGATGCAAACCGGAACAAAGTCATGGTAGATGCACTTGCATGGGCTATTCGAAACATTGTGCAGCCTAGAGACACGGTGGTGGTTCTTGGTCTTTTATCCGAGGTCTGGAAGAAGAACGCATGCATTCCACTCTTTTCTGGTACAT GGGTGAGACTGGAGTTTTCGGGGCAAGGAGAATTGAGCCccaaagaatttgaagaagaGCTCGAGAGAAAGAGGGAAGAATACCAGTCTGCAATCCAGCCATTCTAccggcaatgcaagaagaatgGG GTAAAACTGGAGGCTAAACTGGCTGTTGGATATGATCCGAAAACAATCACAGTGGAAAATGCACACAAATTTAACCCTAGGTGGATAATTCTAGACAG TCACTTGAAAAGAGATAAGGTGTATATATACGGCCATGTGACCTGCAATGTTGCTGTCATGAAAGAAAAGGGTGTAGCAACCTTAATGCCATCAAGAGGGCTTGCCAGTGAGCGATTTTCTGTTGACAGACAAGATAACGATACTGAAAAAGGAGCTGACATAGAGCAAGAGGAATGTCATGATCTTGCTCAAGATTCAATTTGGGTCTTACCCACATTATCTTCACCCCGGAGTCCTTGCTGGTATCCACTTTCATGGAGAAGCGGTTTCCCTAAAGTTTTCTCTTTCGATGAACTTGAAGTGATGACAAACGGCTTTTCTAAAGAACATTTGTTGATAGCAGATGGGGATAAGATAGTCTATGATGGTATATGTCAGGAAACTCCTGTCATAATCAAGAAGTTCTCCGCGGAAGATGACCAAGCAATAGCATTGCTGAAGATCCTTTCACGAGTCAGACATCGCAATATTTTTAACCTGGTTGGATATTGTTCAACTCATGATTCTCTTGCTCTGCTATTTGACTATCCCTGCAGTGGTGCTCTCAAAATGTACTTGCGAA GTGATGAGTCGGCCAAGAATCTTTCGTGGAAAGCTAGGTGGTACATTGCTCTTGATATAGGTGCAGCCATCCGCTATCTTCACGAGGAATGTATTGATGGACCTATAGTAGATGTCATCGTAGATTCGTGGAATATAGTAATATGTCATGGTTCGTCTTCCTTA CTTAACATAAGCCACACGGCAAAGTGGCTCAAACATGATAGTTTCTATGACGAACTTTCACAAGACAA ATGCCAGGATACAGAAAGTGAAAAACGACTTTCTGCTGATGTAAGTGCTTACGGAGTACTCCTCATAGAGCTGATAACTGGAAAGAGTGAGCCGACTTATGAAGAGCGGACTGAGGGGCACCCTTCTCTAGTTGACTGG GCATTGCCACTTCTTGAAAATGGTTCACTTGACCAAGTGATGGATCCGCGATTGGCACGTTCTAATGATTCTGCTATGATTGATAACATGGTTCGTGCTGCATTACTCTGTCTAAAAAGAGATTCAGGCCACAAGTCTGTAATTAGCAAG GCCTTGGCTGTGCTTAGAGGAGAAGAATTTGCAGTAACCATAAAGCCCTAG
- the LOC108202217 gene encoding probable receptor-like protein kinase At3g17420 isoform X3: protein MAGLEPKSTLASPGESVIVVIDANRNKVMVDALAWAIRNIVQPRDTVVVLGLLSEVWKKNACIPLFSGTWVRLEFSGQGELSPKEFEEELERKREEYQSAIQPFYRQCKKNGVKLEAKLAVGYDPKTITVENAHKFNPRWIILDSHLKRDKVYIYGHVTCNVAVMKEKGVATLMPSRGLASERFSVDRQDNDTEKGADIEQEECHDLAQDSIWVLPTLSSPRSPCWYPLSWRSGFPKVFSFDELEVMTNGFSKEHLLIADGDKIVYDGICQETPVIIKKFSAEDDQAIALLKILSRVRHRNIFNLVGYCSTHDSLALLFDYPCSGALKMYLRSDESAKNLSWKARWYIALDIGAAIRYLHEECIDGPIVDVIVDSWNIVICHGSSSLLNISHTAKWLKHDSFYDELSQDKCQDTESEKRLSADVSAYGVLLIELITGKSEPTYEERTEGHPSLVDWRLLI, encoded by the exons ATGGCAGGGTTGGAACCAAAATCGACACTGGCATCGCCAGGGGAGAGTGTGATTGTTGTGATCGATGCAAACCGGAACAAAGTCATGGTAGATGCACTTGCATGGGCTATTCGAAACATTGTGCAGCCTAGAGACACGGTGGTGGTTCTTGGTCTTTTATCCGAGGTCTGGAAGAAGAACGCATGCATTCCACTCTTTTCTGGTACAT GGGTGAGACTGGAGTTTTCGGGGCAAGGAGAATTGAGCCccaaagaatttgaagaagaGCTCGAGAGAAAGAGGGAAGAATACCAGTCTGCAATCCAGCCATTCTAccggcaatgcaagaagaatgGG GTAAAACTGGAGGCTAAACTGGCTGTTGGATATGATCCGAAAACAATCACAGTGGAAAATGCACACAAATTTAACCCTAGGTGGATAATTCTAGACAG TCACTTGAAAAGAGATAAGGTGTATATATACGGCCATGTGACCTGCAATGTTGCTGTCATGAAAGAAAAGGGTGTAGCAACCTTAATGCCATCAAGAGGGCTTGCCAGTGAGCGATTTTCTGTTGACAGACAAGATAACGATACTGAAAAAGGAGCTGACATAGAGCAAGAGGAATGTCATGATCTTGCTCAAGATTCAATTTGGGTCTTACCCACATTATCTTCACCCCGGAGTCCTTGCTGGTATCCACTTTCATGGAGAAGCGGTTTCCCTAAAGTTTTCTCTTTCGATGAACTTGAAGTGATGACAAACGGCTTTTCTAAAGAACATTTGTTGATAGCAGATGGGGATAAGATAGTCTATGATGGTATATGTCAGGAAACTCCTGTCATAATCAAGAAGTTCTCCGCGGAAGATGACCAAGCAATAGCATTGCTGAAGATCCTTTCACGAGTCAGACATCGCAATATTTTTAACCTGGTTGGATATTGTTCAACTCATGATTCTCTTGCTCTGCTATTTGACTATCCCTGCAGTGGTGCTCTCAAAATGTACTTGCGAA GTGATGAGTCGGCCAAGAATCTTTCGTGGAAAGCTAGGTGGTACATTGCTCTTGATATAGGTGCAGCCATCCGCTATCTTCACGAGGAATGTATTGATGGACCTATAGTAGATGTCATCGTAGATTCGTGGAATATAGTAATATGTCATGGTTCGTCTTCCTTA CTTAACATAAGCCACACGGCAAAGTGGCTCAAACATGATAGTTTCTATGACGAACTTTCACAAGACAA ATGCCAGGATACAGAAAGTGAAAAACGACTTTCTGCTGATGTAAGTGCTTACGGAGTACTCCTCATAGAGCTGATAACTGGAAAGAGTGAGCCGACTTATGAAGAGCGGACTGAGGGGCACCCTTCTCTAGTTGACTGG AGACTGTTGATCTAA
- the LOC108201085 gene encoding putative pentatricopeptide repeat-containing protein At1g12700, mitochondrial isoform X2: MMLMKKFVILNSRFLRHSSASASAHTCCLASFVSVIAVSHFSTKPNPNIPLKPKPQFPYSSNPSHARLQYLLLEKSKVGFDKLDDALQVFDKMLLIKPLLPVINFAQLLAALVKMKEYSVAVSLFRKMRVESIPVCVITFNTLINCFCHLNRVDFAFSLLAGIIKHGFVPSVVTYTTLIRGLISQDMPHEAQLLFQNLIRFQLIKPNVFTYNTIINGICKRGNPSVAVTLFKYMKNRGCKPDTVTYNTLIDCLCKHRLVDQALGLLHQMTREVISPNVRTYTSLIQGLCDINQWHDVKLLLNEMDVRNISRNLFTYNILVDAYCKEGMIEDAEDVIELMIQRGHYPDVVTYNALMDGYCLRGEVDKTLAVFESMTRKGILPDTLSYNILINGYCKKLKVDRAIDLFQQMPSEGLTPTIDTYNTILQGFFRAGRHVEARKFFKEKMMLNKGLQLDKVTCAIILDGLCKNGYVREALSFFQMMECSGLVPDIYIYTILIDGLSKNGQLEAARTLFSNLPAKGLRPNVKTYTMMIQAYFHGGLLNEATELFREMEANDCLPTDVTYNMLICGCLHNKKYYEAGVFLDEMLGHSFAADASTASALLDLLEVQEPDPPLLALRNKYSPIHRCVKGRECPGRVS; this comes from the exons ATGATGTTGATGAAGAAATTTGTGATTTTAAATTCTCGATTCTTACGACATTCTTCAGCTTCAGCTTCAGCTCATACTTGTTGTCTTGCATCCTTTGTTTCTGTTATTGCAGTTTCTCACTTCTCCACTAAACCTAACCCTAATATTCCCTTGAAACCCAAACCCCAATTCCCTTATTCCTCTAATCCATCTCATGCTCGTCTTCAATATTTACTCCTTGAGAAGTCCAAGGTTGGTTTCGATAAACTCGATGATGCTCTccaagtgtttgataaaatgctcCTTATCAAACCTCTGCTTCCTGTTATCAACTTCGCTCAACTACTAGCTGCCCTTGTTAAAATGAAAGAGTACTCTGTAGCCGTCTCCCTTTTTAGAAAGATGCGTGTAGAAAGCATCCCTGTTTGTGTAATTACTTTTAATACTCTTATTAACTGCTTTTGTCACTTGAATCGTGTCGATTTTGCCTTTTCACTATTGGCTGGAATCATCAAGCACGGTTTTGTGCCAAGTGTGGTTACTTATACCACTCTCATCAGGGGCCTTATTTCCCAAGATATGCCTCATGAGGCTCAGCTTTTGTTCCAGAACCTCATCAGATTTCAACTTATTAAACCCAATGTTTTCACCTATAACACAATTATTAACGGCATCTGCAAGAGAGGGAATCCTTCTGTGGCTGTTACATTGTTTAAGTATATGAAGAACAGAGGTTGCAAGCCTGATACTGTGACTTACAACACACTTATTGACTGTTTATGTAAACATAGATTAGTCGATCAAGCATTGGGTCTTCTCCACCAAATGACAAGGGAAGTCATATCTCCAAATGTTAGAACCTACACCTCATTAATTCAAGGACTATGTGACATTAATCAATGGCATGATGTCAAACTATTGCTCAACGAGATGGATGTTAGGAACATTTCTCGAAATCTTTTTACTTACAATATATTGGTTGATGCGTAttgcaaagaaggaatgattgAAGATGCAGAGGATGTGATAGAGTTGATGATTCAAAGAGGCCATTATCCTGATGTAGTAACGTATAATGCACTAATGGATGGATACTGCTTGAGAGGAGAGGTTGATAAAACATTAGCAGTGTTCGAAAGCATGACGAGAAAGGGAATATTGCCTGATACTCTTAGCTATAATATCCTCATCAATGGTTATTGTAAAAAGTTGAAAGTGGACAGAGCCATAGACCTTTTTCAACAAATGCCCTCTGAAGGTTTAACCCCAACTATTGACACTTACAATACTATACTGCAAGGTTTTTTTCGTGCGGGTAGACATGTTGAAGCACGTAAATTTTTTAAGGAAAAGATGATGCTGAACAAAGGTCTTCAGTTGGATAAAGTGACTTGCGCTATTATATTGGACGGTCTTTGCAAGAACGGTTATGTTCGTGAAGCACTGTCCTTTTTCCAAATGATGGAATGCAGTGGGCTAGTtcctgatatatatatttacaccaTTCTGATTGATGGATTAAGCAAAAACGGACAACTTGAAGCAGCAAGAACTCTTTTTAGCAACCTTCCTGCGAAAGGTCTGCGACCTAATGTCAAGACATACACAATGATGATCCAAGCATATTTTCATGGAGGGTTATTGAATGAAGCGACTGAACTATTCAGGGAAATGGAAGCTAATGATTGCTTGCCTACTGATGTCACATACAACATGCTTATCTGTGGTTGTTTACATAATAAGAAGTACTATGAAGCAGGTGTATTCCTAGATGAAATGCTTGGTCACAGCTTTGCAGCAGATGCATCTACAGCATCTGCATTACTGGACTTACTTGAAGTTCAAGAACCGGATCCTCCTCTCCTTGCCTTGCGTAATAAGTACTCTCCGATCCATAGGTGTGTGAAAGGAAGAGAGTGCCCAG GTCGTGTCTCCTAA